One region of Mesomycoplasma ovipneumoniae genomic DNA includes:
- a CDS encoding IS3 family transposase, which translates to MSRHFKKDEFDMIYKIYNEFGLKQTINYINDISPGTNFITRTQLLRRIKKIIRYYNNGMQDQLLDKKGANRKPGSGKRKKPIEPDWNEFTKEELIEIAKRYYEINKDKLKSGKISEAKTLNIPYSKSAKIFNVCRQSVAKSKTRVIKVREHKNDAIIKQSFLDNKGRYGRIRLSAYISMKYNIDINARSLGRHLKRLNLVCKIRKKRRKTKLRTPNSHCRILLNATTMIN; encoded by the coding sequence ATGTCAAGACACTTTAAAAAAGATGAGTTTGATATGATTTATAAAATTTACAATGAATTTGGATTGAAACAAACAATAAATTATATAAATGATATTTCGCCAGGTACAAATTTTATAACCAGAACACAACTACTTCGAAGAATCAAAAAAATTATTCGGTATTATAATAATGGTATGCAAGATCAATTATTAGATAAAAAAGGTGCGAACAGAAAGCCAGGAAGTGGCAAACGTAAAAAACCAATTGAACCTGATTGAAACGAATTTACAAAAGAAGAATTAATAGAAATAGCTAAGAGATATTACGAAATCAATAAAGATAAATTAAAATCAGGAAAAATTAGTGAAGCCAAAACGCTAAATATTCCCTACAGCAAATCAGCAAAAATTTTTAATGTATGCAGACAATCAGTGGCAAAATCTAAAACTAGAGTTATAAAAGTAAGGGAGCACAAAAATGATGCAATAATTAAACAATCCTTTCTTGATAACAAAGGTAGATATGGTCGCATAAGGTTGAGTGCTTATATTTCTATGAAATATAATATTGACATTAACGCTCGAAGTCTTGGAAGACATTTAAAAAGATTGAATTTAGTATGCAAAATTAGAAAAAAAAGAAGAAAGACGAAATTAAGAACACCAAATTCGCACTGCCGGATATTGTTAAACGCGACTACAATGATAAATTAA
- a CDS encoding IS3 family transposase, translating into MSVIIEHKTKKIRDFKLSVSNDLNLVMDNIKTFRSIDKNFVIHSDHGFQYTSKTYIDKINKMGGTVSLSRIGNSLDNREAEYWFSIIKSECLNELNYSKITFEDLKKIIADYIYWYNNYRIQSILNWKTPQQYAMML; encoded by the coding sequence TTGTCTGTAATAATTGAGCATAAAACTAAAAAAATCAGAGATTTTAAATTATCTGTAAGCAATGATCTTAATTTAGTTATGGATAATATAAAGACATTTAGGTCTATTGATAAAAATTTTGTTATTCATTCAGACCATGGATTTCAATACACTTCAAAAACCTATATTGACAAAATAAATAAAATGGGAGGAACTGTTTCATTGTCTCGCATAGGAAATTCTTTGGATAATAGGGAGGCTGAATACTGATTTTCAATTATAAAAAGTGAATGCTTAAACGAGTTAAACTACAGTAAAATAACTTTTGAAGATCTCAAAAAAATAATTGCAGATTATATATATTGATACAACAACTATAGAATTCAATCGATTTTAAATTGAAAAACACCACAGCAATATGCTATGATGTTATAA
- a CDS encoding TdeIII family type II restriction endonuclease: MDKSKQKSIEAIVESSILSFSIALEERYTKEVDDPNGVINRKKNNYFIAELGEEFIFYSAFVRSFDSSFGKILENIGNNIAKLSYDVRKNVKSYLLPQQSQHIDYMISDYEKHTKPKVTDYNSYNCVIPQDTRSFEKDHVTDHYFYKKDTKEHFLIELKAGGDLDNKKAKTEKIALLQEYFILKNSLEENSQDTIKIFLATAYNSFGEGNIWKQDRVKQFFAEDELLIGRDYWNFVCDDKDGFDIVFKQYQKSCQHIKLSLERIKKLYFNDKK; the protein is encoded by the coding sequence ATGGATAAATCAAAACAAAAATCTATAGAAGCTATAGTTGAAAGTTCTATTTTAAGTTTTTCTATTGCATTAGAAGAAAGATATACAAAAGAGGTAGATGACCCAAATGGAGTTATTAATAGGAAAAAAAACAATTACTTTATAGCTGAATTAGGTGAAGAATTTATATTTTATAGTGCTTTTGTTAGAAGTTTTGACAGCTCATTTGGAAAAATATTAGAAAATATCGGAAATAACATTGCTAAATTATCTTATGATGTAAGAAAAAATGTCAAATCATATTTATTACCACAGCAATCTCAACATATTGACTATATGATATCAGATTATGAAAAACATACTAAACCTAAAGTTACTGATTACAATTCTTATAACTGTGTGATTCCACAGGATACAAGAAGTTTCGAAAAAGACCATGTAACAGATCATTATTTTTATAAAAAAGATACAAAAGAACATTTTTTAATTGAATTAAAAGCAGGCGGAGATTTGGATAATAAAAAAGCTAAAACAGAAAAAATAGCTTTACTTCAAGAGTATTTCATTCTTAAAAATTCACTTGAAGAAAATAGCCAAGATACAATAAAAATATTTTTAGCTACTGCATATAATTCATTTGGTGAAGGAAATATTTGGAAACAAGATAGAGTGAAGCAGTTTTTTGCAGAAGATGAATTACTTATTGGTAGGGATTATTGGAATTTTGTTTGTGATGATAAGGATGGATTTGATATTGTATTTAAACAATATCAAAAAAGCTGTCAGCATATAAAATTATCACTTGAAAGGATAAAAAAATTGTATTTTAATGATAAAAAATAG
- a CDS encoding DNA adenine methylase, producing MKPFIKWPGGKTEELKIILENLPTNINRFYEPFVGGGAVYFAVDNIKQYYINDKSNELINLYKSIQSKNNIFFYAIKEIDKCWKILEKISEDYIYELSDLYNEYKFSRISDIQLKIKIARFIINNTEKFNGILNNEIIIDKKRILLELGNSLFKKLKRMKKIEKDKGELSKDDIKLNIETGFKTGMYSHFRFLYNNFDKLKLNEHFNSSIYYFIREYCYSSMFRYNKNGGFNVPYGGSSYNNKYLTNKIEYIESFEIQNKLGKTEIYSLDFEDFFDKVELDENDFIFLDPPYDTSFSTYANNEFSSDDHIRLANFCKNTSAKFMLVIKNTDFVFNLYKEFNIKTFDKKYVVSFQNRNDKTAEHLLITNYDIYNNLQ from the coding sequence ATGAAGCCTTTTATAAAATGACCGGGTGGTAAAACCGAAGAACTAAAAATAATTTTAGAGAATCTCCCGACAAATATTAATAGATTTTATGAACCTTTTGTCGGGGGTGGTGCAGTTTATTTTGCCGTTGATAATATAAAACAATATTATATAAATGATAAGTCTAATGAGTTAATAAATTTATATAAATCAATTCAATCAAAAAACAATATATTCTTTTACGCAATAAAAGAGATAGATAAATGTTGGAAAATTTTAGAAAAAATCAGTGAAGATTATATATATGAATTATCAGATTTATATAATGAATATAAATTTAGTAGAATTTCAGATATACAGCTTAAAATAAAAATAGCAAGATTTATTATAAACAATACGGAAAAATTTAATGGTATATTAAATAATGAAATTATTATCGATAAAAAAAGAATATTATTAGAGTTAGGAAATAGCCTTTTTAAAAAATTAAAGAGAATGAAAAAAATCGAAAAGGACAAAGGCGAACTTTCAAAAGATGATATTAAATTGAACATCGAAACGGGATTTAAAACTGGAATGTATAGTCATTTTAGATTTTTGTACAATAATTTTGATAAGTTAAAGTTGAACGAACATTTTAATAGTTCAATTTATTATTTTATTAGAGAATATTGTTATTCATCTATGTTCAGATACAATAAGAATGGCGGATTCAATGTTCCATATGGTGGGAGTAGTTATAATAACAAATATTTAACAAATAAAATTGAATATATAGAGAGTTTTGAAATCCAAAATAAGTTAGGCAAAACTGAAATTTATTCCCTAGATTTTGAAGATTTTTTTGATAAAGTAGAATTAGATGAGAATGATTTTATATTTTTAGACCCACCGTATGATACTTCGTTTTCAACTTATGCTAATAATGAATTTTCAAGTGACGATCATATAAGATTAGCTAATTTTTGTAAAAATACTAGTGCTAAGTTTATGTTAGTTATAAAAAATACAGATTTCGTTTTTAATCTATATAAAGAATTTAATATCAAAACTTTTGATAAAAAATATGTTGTAAGTTTTCAGAATAGAAACGATAAGACAGCAGAGCATTTGTTAATAACAAATTACGATATTTACAATAACTTACAATAA
- a CDS encoding ATP-binding protein → MIIKRDFYLNQIIDKKENDRIKIITGIRRCGKSYLLFNLYRDYLLSSGIKENQIITIALDEIDNIEYRNPFRLNEYIKKKTKNINKMYYIFIDEIQLSENVSNPYVENKEKNITFVDVLLSLMKHSNLDIYITGSNSKMLSSDLLTQFRDRGDQVHVNPLSFAEIYELFNDKSEAFEHYFVYGGMPHIYKLQNDEQKSHYLKQLFKQTYIKDILERNQIHNEQQILEILLDFTSSNIGSLTNPSKLANRFLSEKQIRISSNTIFKYLKFFEESYIIQCAYRYDVKGSKYFSTPLKYYFSDIGLRNARLNFRQIENTHIMENIIYNDLLRRGYNIDIGVVEHELKNGSTRKKIQLEIDFVINKGHKRYYIQSALNIDNLEKKEQEIASLKKINDSFKKIVIVRNKIIPKHDENGILYIGLEDFLLNESIIDL, encoded by the coding sequence ATGATAATAAAACGCGATTTTTATCTTAACCAAATAATTGATAAAAAAGAGAATGACAGAATCAAGATTATTACTGGCATAAGAAGATGCGGAAAATCATATTTATTATTCAATTTATATCGTGATTACCTACTTAGCAGTGGAATTAAAGAAAATCAAATTATAACAATTGCTCTTGACGAAATTGATAATATTGAATACCGAAATCCATTTAGATTAAATGAATATATTAAGAAAAAAACAAAAAATATAAACAAAATGTACTACATTTTCATTGACGAAATTCAATTATCTGAAAATGTATCAAATCCCTATGTTGAGAATAAAGAAAAAAATATAACCTTTGTAGATGTGCTTTTAAGTCTTATGAAACATAGTAACTTAGACATTTATATCACTGGCAGTAACTCTAAAATGCTTTCATCAGATTTATTAACTCAATTCAGAGACCGCGGAGACCAAGTACATGTGAATCCTTTATCTTTTGCTGAAATTTATGAATTATTTAATGACAAATCAGAAGCTTTTGAGCATTATTTTGTATATGGTGGTATGCCACATATTTATAAATTGCAAAATGATGAACAAAAAAGTCATTATTTAAAGCAGTTATTCAAGCAAACGTATATTAAAGACATTCTTGAGCGCAACCAAATACATAATGAGCAACAAATACTTGAAATCCTACTTGACTTTACATCTTCAAATATTGGTTCTTTAACCAATCCCTCTAAGCTCGCAAATCGTTTTTTGTCAGAAAAACAAATACGCATATCATCAAATACAATTTTTAAGTATCTTAAATTTTTTGAAGAATCTTATATTATTCAATGTGCTTATCGCTACGATGTAAAGGGTTCTAAATATTTTTCAACCCCACTTAAATATTATTTTTCGGATATTGGCCTAAGAAATGCAAGATTAAATTTTCGTCAAATAGAAAACACACATATAATGGAAAATATAATCTACAACGATTTACTTCGAAGAGGATACAATATTGACATTGGTGTTGTAGAACATGAATTGAAAAATGGTTCAACAAGAAAAAAAATTCAGCTTGAAATAGATTTTGTTATAAATAAAGGCCACAAAAGATACTATATTCAATCAGCGCTTAATATTGACAATTTAGAGAAAAAAGAACAAGAAATAGCCTCGCTTAAAAAAATAAATGATTCATTTAAAAAAATAGTTATAGTAAGAAACAAAATAATTCCAAAACACGATGAAAATGGTATTTTATACATTGGTTTAGAAGATTTTTTACTTAATGAATCAATAATAGACTTATAA